A genome region from Myripristis murdjan chromosome 16, fMyrMur1.1, whole genome shotgun sequence includes the following:
- the irx1a gene encoding iroquois-class homeodomain protein IRX-1a: MSFPQLGYPQYLSASQAVYGSERPGVLTPSSRGGSTEIGGSPSATAAAVTSVLGMYANPYAHNYSAFLPYTSADLALFSQMGSQYDLKDSPGVHPASFAAHTSPAFYPYGQFQYGDPARPKNATRESTSTLKAWLNEHRKNPYPTKGEKIMLAIITKMTLTQVSTWFANARRRLKKENKVTWGTRSKEDEEDGNLFGSGDEAEKNEDEEEIDLESIDIDKIDDNDGDQSNEDDDDKSNEGSRDHRGGGGAGGELDSLEKRRAFALQAHEAFDKSKSTISVHQGSKEAADGNNNNTTRVLSPDRPGSFPLPANNKPKIWSLAETATSPDSSTQKPTSPCGPATTHPSAPHQLQTHPAFLPSHGLYTCQIGKFHNWTNGAFLGQNSLLNVRSFLGVNQHHHHHHHNHHLPAQQQQQQQPTSVVVSPVAAAAALSNDSKAPQETHSPKHIDHENGVRSDSPPSQPLKSSFRPLHDRSSLPSSARSPQDATQRVLTALSSA, translated from the exons ATGTCTTTCCCCCAGCTGGGCTACCCGCAGTACTTAAGTGCCTCCCAGGCGGTGTATGGCAGCGAGAGACCGGGAGTGCTGACGCCATCGTCCCGCGGAGGAAGCACCGAAATCGGGGGAAGCCCGTCAGCCACAGCGGCGGCGGTCACGTCGGTGTTGGGCATGTACGCCAACCCGTATGCGCACAACTACAGCGCTTTTTTGCCTTACACCAGCGCGGACTTGGCTCTTTTCTCACAAATG GGGTCCCAGTATGACTTAAAGGACAGTCCTGGCGTCCATCCTGCTAGCTTCGCTGCCCACACTTCTCCAGCCTTCTACCCCTACGGTCAGTTCCAGTACGGGGACCCGGCCAGGCCAAAGAACGCCACCCGGGAGAGCACCAGCACCCTGAAGGCCTGGCTAAACGAGCACCGGAAGAACCCGTACCCGACCAAGGGGGAGAAGATCATGCTGGCCATCATCACCAAAATGACGCTGACGCAGGTCTCCACCTGGTTCGCCAACGCCAGGAGGAGGCTCAAGAAGGAGAACAAGGTGACCTGGGGAACCAGGAGcaaagaggacgaggaggacggCAACTTGTTCGGCAGCGGAGATGAGGCGGAGAAAAacgaagatgaggaggagatcGATTTGGAGAGCATTGATATAGACAAAATCGACGATAACGACGGGGATCAAAGCAACGAGGATGACGACGATAAATCAAACGAGGGGAGCAGGGACCACAGGGGCGGTGGCGGCGCAGGTGGTGAGCTGGACAGCTTGGAGAAAAGACGGGCCTTCGCCCTTCAGGCCCACGAGGCCTTCGACAAATCTAAAAGCACCATTTCAGTTCATCAAGGGAGTAAAGAGGCCGCGGAtggcaacaataacaacaccacGAGAGTTTTGTCCCCGGACAGACCTGGGAGCTTTCCTCTCCCAGCTAACAATAAGCCTAAAATATGGTCCTTGGCTGAGACCGCTACTAGTCCCGATAGTTCAACCCAGAAACCCACGTCTCCTTGTGGCCCTGCGACCACCCACCCCTCAGCGCCCCACCAGCTCCAAACTCACCCGGCCTTCCTCCCCAGCCATGGACTGTACACATGCCAGATTGGGAAGTTCCATAACTGGACAAATGGCGCTTTCCTGGGCCAAAACTCCCTGCTGAACGTGAGGTCGTTTCTGGGAGTAAACcagcaccatcaccaccatcaccacaaccaccacttgccggctcagcagcagcagcagcagcagccgacGTCGGTGGTGGTGTCGCCAgtagcagctgcagcagcactcagCAATGACAGCAAGGCCCCACAGGAGACCCACAGTCCTAAGCACATAG ACCATGAAAATGGTGTAAGATCTGATTCGCCTCCATCACAGCCCCTGAAGTCATCCTTTCGACCCCTCCATGACAG